The genomic segment CGGAATCGCTCTGCGTAAAACAGATGCGACTCAACTTGCACCAGCATACGTAGTTCAATATCTCCAGAGGGTGTTTTGACTCTTTTAGTCAGTAGCTCTTCTAATGCTTTAGCTTGCTCATTTTGTACATAAAGTGTAAGGGAAATTTTTTCCGCTGCATCTTGTATGGTTGTCGCTGAGAATCCTTTTGTCGCCGATTCAATAAACCGCTCGACTGTAGATGGTTCAATACCATAGCGCGATAGTTCATCTCGGCGCAAAGACAAATAAATTTCTCGCTCTGTTTTTTCTAATCCAGTCCTCACATCTTTTACCCCTTCTATAGTTGAGACCAGTGCTTGAATGCTTGGAACGATCTGATATAGCTCTGAAATATTGTTTCCAATAAGTTTGATTTTGAAGTCATCTTTTTCGGGACGAAAAATTCTTTCAAGCGTCGTTTGCTTGCGTTGAATGGAGAATTGAAAGCCAGATTGTTTGGACATCGCTTCTAATAGAGTGCGTAAGCGGGAAATTGCTAGCGACTCATTTGCATTTTCAGAAAGTGAAACATCAAGCACAGCAGCTTGCATGTTATTTGATTCATCGAGCGAGAAAATTTCCTGATTTTCGGAGACCTGCCCAACTTGTGAGAGTACGGCATGCACATCTGGTTCGCTGAGGAATTTGTCCGTTAAAGCTATGGCTACTTTTTTCATCGTATGCACATCGTAGCCGCTTGGAAACGATAGCAAAATTCGCAATTCCTTTTGTGCTAGCTTTGGCACAATTTCAGCTGGAATAAGCGTCCCCAGAAAAGTTGTTCCAATTAGAATTAAAAATGAAAGAACGACAACGAAGTGACGATTTAGCAAAACCCATTTTAAGAATTTTTCATAGCGTATCACCCAGCGCATTTGAATTTCCAAGCGTTTGTTCAAAATTGATGTAGAATAGCGCATCAGCAGTGGATACCGCTGCGAAAGTGAGATCCTATCAAGACCTATGCGCAGCAAGGCTGGCACCAGTGTTATAGCAATAATGAGTGAAGAAAGAAGTGAAAAGGTCATCGCTAAACCCATGTCTCTAAAAATTTCGCGTGCGATACCATCTGTAAAAATGACAGGTAGGAAAATTGCCACATTTGTAAAAGTAGAGGCAGCCGCTGCAACATTAATTTCCTTTACGCCTTCCACAATTGCTTTTGTCCACTCCATTCCTTCATCACGGAGGCGTGAGACATTTTCTACAACAATAATTGCGTTATCGCCTAACATACCAATGCCTACGGCAATTCCAGTTAGCGAAATAATGTTGAGCGTCACGCCAAATGCATAAAGGAAAATAAAAGTTAGCACAATTGCAACTGGCGTAGTGATAGCAATGACGAGTGAGTAGCGCAGTTCATTTAAGAAGAAAAATAGCACAAGGAATGCAAGCAGTGCGCCGATATAGATAGCGTTGATAATGTCGTCAATAGAACGCTGGATAAAGACTGATTGGTCTGCAACGACTTCAATTGCATAAGTCGGCAATTCTTGGCGCAGCTCCTCGAGCACGCGGATTACTCTTTTTGCTGTCTCCACTGTATTTGCCGCAGATTCTTTTCGAATAGCAATTTGGATAGTCTCCACACCGTTGAAGAGCGTTATACCTCTCGGTTCAGCGAAATCATCACTCACCGTAGCAATATCTTTCAGCAAAATCGGACGCCCGTCTTTGGTTCGATGCACGATTGCACTGGCGATATCACTTGGAGATCTTAGTTCCCCTGAAAGGCGTAAGGGTAGGCGAAAATTTCCCTGACGAATACTGCCGCCTGAGAGAATAATATTCTGACTAGCCAGATTTCTTGCGATGTCAGAAATGTTTAACCCGAGGGAGTTTATCGCTTCAGCATTCAGGACAATGCGAATTTCACGGGTTGGCATACCTAGCACGCTGGCTTGTGCCACCCCTTCCAGTTGTTCTAGGCGTCGCTTAATCAATGCTTGTGCGACTTCGGCGACTTGGCTTAGTTCTCGCTGCGTTGGCTCCTTTAGACTGTCGCGCTTTGGAGAAATAACCAACATCATAATTGGCTCGCTAGCAGGGTCAATGCGTAGTATTGTCGGTCGTTCCGCTTCCTTTGGCAGCTGGGCTTTGAGGCGATCTAGCTTCTCTCGGG from the Chloroherpetonaceae bacterium genome contains:
- a CDS encoding efflux RND transporter permease subunit — its product is MHIAELCVRRPIATMMFFTAALIVGVICFQKLSVNFLPDISTPRLTIRTAYKNASPDEMMRLITIPIEETMNTLTGVKNIRSLSREGVSFVQVDFYWGTDMNYAFIDAREKLDRLKAQLPKEAERPTILRIDPASEPIMMLVISPKRDSLKEPTQRELSQVAEVAQALIKRRLEQLEGVAQASVLGMPTREIRIVLNAEAINSLGLNISDIARNLASQNIILSGGSIRQGNFRLPLRLSGELRSPSDIASAIVHRTKDGRPILLKDIATVSDDFAEPRGITLFNGVETIQIAIRKESAANTVETAKRVIRVLEELRQELPTYAIEVVADQSVFIQRSIDDIINAIYIGALLAFLVLFFFLNELRYSLVIAITTPVAIVLTFIFLYAFGVTLNIISLTGIAVGIGMLGDNAIIVVENVSRLRDEGMEWTKAIVEGVKEINVAAAASTFTNVAIFLPVIFTDGIAREIFRDMGLAMTFSLLSSLIIAITLVPALLRIGLDRISLSQRYPLLMRYSTSILNKRLEIQMRWVIRYEKFLKWVLLNRHFVVVLSFLILIGTTFLGTLIPAEIVPKLAQKELRILLSFPSGYDVHTMKKVAIALTDKFLSEPDVHAVLSQVGQVSENQEIFSLDESNNMQAAVLDVSLSENANESLAISRLRTLLEAMSKQSGFQFSIQRKQTTLERIFRPEKDDFKIKLIGNNISELYQIVPSIQALVSTIEGVKDVRTGLEKTEREIYLSLRRDELSRYGIEPSTVERFIESATKGFSATTIQDAAEKISLTLYVQNEQAKALEELLTKRVKTPSGDIELRMLVQVESHLFYAERFRENGKNQIVLKANASEGYSATSVAETIDRRLKGAGILPAGIRVEIGGENEEVKSSFKSLLIILLLSLLLVYMILAAEFESLLYPLVIMLTSPLAAVGAILLMLLVGESYNALSLIGLVIMVGAVDNDAVIATDFIVELRRNGYAQSDAIFLGVSKRLRSIVMTTVTTVVGVIPLLFNVGSGSELGASLSTPLVGGLLASTAFTLVTIPAVFTYLDREPKKKKALAL